The Bacillota bacterium genome contains a region encoding:
- a CDS encoding helix-turn-helix domain-containing protein has translation MRRTYNDRLKKKEFRMNIVNRIKDLTPKERSKMIEQILLEKHTIPYAKRDTLSRTTIYRWLKEFKENSDAGTALMGKVRSDRGKFKALTDEQKKALIRWRFDGPYRTLQDLREELMEHESTLSDPIPSESTIGRFLRSQGLSRSELVKGTKPEGIRLAFEAEYPQQIWMADTKGPNVYVQDPENPGKKVAAKPIVLIDDNL, from the coding sequence ATGCGGCGTACATACAATGACAGGCTTAAGAAGAAAGAATTCAGGATGAATATTGTAAACCGGATAAAAGATCTTACCCCCAAGGAACGTTCAAAAATGATTGAGCAGATCTTACTGGAAAAGCACACAATACCCTATGCTAAAAGAGACACATTAAGCAGGACCACTATATACCGCTGGCTAAAAGAATTTAAGGAAAACAGTGATGCAGGTACTGCACTTATGGGTAAGGTACGCTCTGATAGGGGTAAATTCAAAGCCCTTACCGATGAACAGAAGAAGGCATTGATAAGATGGCGCTTTGATGGCCCTTACAGGACGTTACAGGATTTGAGGGAAGAGCTTATGGAACATGAATCCACATTGTCAGACCCCATACCTTCGGAATCGACAATTGGCAGGTTTTTAAGGTCACAAGGCCTCTCACGGTCCGAACTTGTAAAGGGCACCAAACCAGAGGGTATACGGCTTGCGTTTGAGGCTGAATACCCTCAGCAGATATGGATGGCAGATACCAAGGGTCCTAACGTATATGTACAAGACCCTGAAAACCCAGGGAAGAAAGTGGCTGCAAAACCTATTGTACTGATTGATGACAACCTATGA
- a CDS encoding tyrosine-type recombinase/integrase, which produces MMKTDFPDCLTSFFSQYLKLQRGLSDNSIASYSDAFLLFFRYCKDMYRIQPDRISFKSINRDLICGYCQWLEEKMKSSVKTRNLRLTAIHSFFRYVQMQMPEQSALCHDILSIPMKKCDKKPPSHLSDVEVKMLFAEPDIRTREGIRDLAIMVVLYDSGARVSELTSLKIEDINLSRTATIKITGKGKKMRLVPVSAETARIIKAYYKSNRIDCSNGNRHLFVNKKGEPLTRPGVNYILDKYVKLARLHNPGYFSTHVTAHVMRHTKATNMLLSDVSLIYIRDFLGHSSIVTTEHYAKTNPEFLRKAIEKNSKNYTEGFTYYTESEKENLTEFLKAFRR; this is translated from the coding sequence ATGATGAAGACTGATTTTCCTGATTGCCTCACTTCTTTCTTTAGCCAGTATCTGAAGCTTCAACGCGGATTAAGCGATAATTCCATAGCATCCTACAGCGATGCCTTTCTCTTGTTCTTCAGATACTGCAAGGATATGTATAGAATTCAACCTGACCGGATTTCTTTTAAAAGTATAAACAGGGATTTAATATGCGGGTATTGCCAATGGCTGGAGGAAAAAATGAAGTCAAGTGTAAAGACCCGAAACCTTAGACTTACGGCAATACACTCATTTTTTAGGTATGTCCAGATGCAGATGCCGGAACAGTCCGCACTATGTCATGATATTCTAAGCATTCCGATGAAAAAATGTGATAAAAAACCACCATCACATCTTTCTGACGTAGAAGTAAAAATGTTGTTTGCAGAACCAGACATACGTACGAGAGAAGGAATCCGAGATCTCGCAATTATGGTAGTGCTATATGATAGCGGCGCAAGGGTAAGTGAGTTGACCAGTCTTAAAATTGAGGACATCAACCTGTCGAGAACTGCCACGATAAAAATAACTGGAAAAGGAAAAAAGATGCGGCTTGTACCGGTATCTGCCGAAACAGCAAGAATCATAAAAGCTTATTACAAATCCAACAGGATTGACTGCTCAAATGGAAACAGGCATTTATTTGTGAATAAAAAAGGAGAACCGCTGACAAGACCCGGAGTCAATTATATCCTGGATAAATATGTTAAGCTTGCACGCCTACATAATCCGGGGTACTTTTCCACCCATGTGACAGCCCATGTCATGAGGCATACAAAAGCTACAAATATGCTTCTCAGCGATGTAAGCCTTATTTATATCCGTGATTTCTTAGGGCACTCGTCTATAGTTACCACGGAACACTATGCTAAGACAAATCCTGAGTTTCTGAGAAAAGCTATAGAAAAAAATTCTAAAAATTATACAGAAGGTTTCACGTATTACACTGAATCAGAGAAAGAGAATCTGACAGAATTCCTGAAAGCTTTTCGAAGGTAG
- a CDS encoding tyrosine-type recombinase/integrase, translating to MKQQQEKRIDELVRDAIQYISMNYYSTVSINFYSWIWHKLLKYAHEKQVQYYSIELGYEFFYQLTGIDPSTKPDKYGMQKIRALKVLNDLSLGNKVKKNYIFEEPFVPDRFIKILEAYSKHLSKKGQKEKTLETKLSRIRVFLRYLDLQGIRLEDVDFQVIANFYLFLSSKYTSIARSNIQFTLRDFLVFADSIGAVKSGASRLITRIYSNKHERLPSTYSTEEINRILAVVDRSTKYGKRDYVMLLLAIQLGMRRSDICHMKLEGVCLEGRHIIFRQEKTGSIENLPITELLAYALADYLKHARPATDSELLFVHMGANRGSAYSGSTLYAMINKYMRKANINTNGKRHGMHSMRHSLSSNLLKEGTPLPVISGILGHSSTEITTRYLWMDTEQLRKLSLEVPYEE from the coding sequence ATGAAACAACAGCAGGAAAAAAGAATTGATGAATTGGTACGAGATGCAATCCAATACATCTCCATGAACTATTACTCTACAGTCAGCATCAATTTTTACAGTTGGATATGGCATAAACTACTAAAGTATGCACATGAAAAACAGGTACAATATTATTCCATTGAGCTTGGGTATGAATTCTTTTACCAGCTTACAGGAATAGATCCTTCCACTAAACCAGATAAATACGGTATGCAGAAGATTCGAGCATTAAAAGTACTAAATGATTTGTCACTGGGAAATAAAGTCAAGAAAAACTACATTTTTGAGGAGCCATTCGTTCCAGACCGCTTTATTAAAATACTGGAAGCATACAGTAAACATCTATCGAAGAAAGGACAGAAGGAAAAAACTTTAGAAACCAAGCTATCCCGTATACGGGTATTCTTGCGTTATCTTGACCTCCAAGGTATTAGGCTTGAAGATGTTGATTTTCAGGTAATCGCTAATTTTTACCTATTCCTATCTTCTAAGTATACATCTATCGCGAGAAGTAATATCCAGTTTACACTACGTGATTTTCTAGTTTTTGCCGATAGTATTGGTGCAGTTAAGTCCGGTGCATCAAGGCTTATAACAAGAATTTACAGCAATAAACATGAAAGACTTCCTTCAACATACAGTACAGAGGAAATTAACAGGATTCTAGCAGTGGTAGACCGTTCCACAAAGTATGGAAAACGTGATTATGTGATGCTTTTGCTCGCAATACAGTTGGGGATGCGCAGATCGGATATCTGCCACATGAAACTGGAGGGGGTATGCCTGGAGGGCAGACATATCATCTTCCGGCAAGAAAAAACCGGCAGTATAGAAAATCTCCCCATCACAGAACTTCTAGCTTACGCACTGGCAGATTATCTTAAGCATGCCAGGCCTGCTACTGACTCAGAACTGTTATTCGTACACATGGGAGCCAATCGCGGTAGTGCATATTCGGGATCAACCCTGTATGCCATGATCAATAAATATATGAGGAAAGCTAATATCAATACAAACGGAAAGCGCCATGGAATGCATTCTATGCGCCATAGCCTGTCCTCAAACCTGTTGAAAGAGGGTACGCCTCTTCCTGTCATATCAGGAATCCTTGGTCACAGCAGCACGGAAATCACAACACGGTATCTCTGGATGGATACGGAGCAACTTAGAAAGCTGTCGCTGGAGGTGCCTTATGAAGAATGA
- a CDS encoding helix-turn-helix domain-containing protein, translated as MTNYLLNNWWGYRMRRTYNDRLKKKEFRMNIVNRIKDLTPKERSKMIEQILLEKHTIPYAKRDTLSRTTIYRWLKEFKENSDAGTALMGKVRSDRGKFKALTDEQKKALIRWRFDGPYRTLQDLREELMEHESTLSDPIPSESTIGRFLRSQGLSRSELVKGTKPEGIRLAFEAEYPQQIWMADTKGPNVYVQDPENPGKKVAAKPIVLIDDNL; from the coding sequence TTGACAAATTACTTACTGAACAACTGGTGGGGGTATAGGATGCGGCGTACATACAATGACAGGCTTAAGAAGAAAGAATTCAGGATGAATATTGTAAACCGGATAAAAGATCTTACCCCCAAGGAACGTTCAAAAATGATTGAGCAGATCTTACTGGAAAAGCACACAATACCCTATGCTAAAAGAGACACATTAAGCAGGACCACTATATACCGCTGGCTAAAAGAATTTAAGGAAAACAGTGATGCAGGTACTGCACTTATGGGTAAGGTACGCTCTGATAGGGGTAAATTCAAAGCCCTTACCGATGAACAGAAGAAGGCATTGATAAGATGGCGCTTTGATGGCCCTTACAGGACGTTACAGGATTTGAGGGAAGAGCTTATGGAACATGAATCCACATTGTCAGACCCCATACCTTCGGAATCGACAATTGGCAGGTTTTTAAGGTCACAAGGCCTCTCACGGTCCGAACTTGTAAAGGGCACCAAACCAGAGGGTATACGGCTTGCGTTTGAGGCTGAATACCCTCAGCAGATATGGATGGCAGATACCAAGGGTCCTAACGTATATGTACAAGACCCTGAAAACCCAGGGAAGAAAGTGGCTGCAAAACCTATTGTACTGATTGATGACAACCTATGA
- a CDS encoding tyrosine-type recombinase/integrase — MKNEIRMPEFDKGVFTKLILEFIYYKRSCGLKYVDSAEYVLRAINRELNNYGVKEPALTKEMVENLVKKRPHEQYSTQSRRISLLRQLALYLSWRGIDAYIYPELSIHKEEKTFVPYLFTDSEMNSVFSLADHLPPISRYPFYHMIYPVLIRLLYSCGLRLSEALNLRIKDIDMESATLYIDKSKKSKSRVVAMSASMNKVLSKYISNRYGNTVCSERYVFEAPDGGRYNRGNARATIMNIFKHAGLPQLTSGRHPRVQDLRHNFSVKAMEKMKESGMDLYCTLPLLSAYLGHKGIRETERYLWLPQFRMDEIASSGSKLVEGMIPEVEWNDED, encoded by the coding sequence ATGAAGAATGAGATAAGAATGCCTGAGTTTGATAAAGGTGTTTTTACGAAACTAATTCTCGAATTCATTTACTATAAAAGAAGCTGTGGCCTTAAATATGTAGACTCAGCAGAGTATGTACTTCGTGCCATAAATAGGGAATTGAACAATTATGGTGTTAAAGAACCGGCCCTTACAAAAGAAATGGTAGAGAATCTGGTGAAAAAACGTCCTCATGAGCAGTATTCTACCCAGTCAAGGAGAATCAGTCTCCTAAGGCAGTTGGCCTTATATTTATCCTGGCGGGGAATTGATGCCTATATTTATCCCGAACTCAGTATACATAAAGAAGAAAAGACTTTTGTACCATATTTATTTACGGATTCCGAGATGAATTCGGTATTTTCGCTAGCAGACCACCTCCCACCTATTAGCAGATATCCTTTTTATCACATGATATATCCGGTACTTATTCGCCTTCTTTATTCCTGCGGTCTGCGGCTGTCGGAAGCACTTAATCTCAGGATAAAGGATATCGATATGGAATCAGCGACACTGTATATTGATAAGTCAAAGAAATCCAAAAGCCGGGTTGTTGCCATGTCGGCATCCATGAATAAGGTCCTCAGTAAGTATATAAGCAATCGGTATGGAAATACAGTCTGTTCGGAAAGATATGTTTTTGAAGCTCCGGATGGGGGACGATATAACCGTGGAAATGCCAGAGCAACCATTATGAATATCTTTAAACATGCAGGACTTCCGCAACTTACCAGTGGTAGGCATCCAAGGGTACAAGACCTGAGACATAATTTTTCTGTGAAAGCCATGGAAAAAATGAAGGAATCTGGAATGGATTTATATTGTACGCTTCCGTTACTTTCTGCCTATCTCGGACATAAGGGGATCCGTGAGACAGAGCGTTATCTCTGGCTTCCACAGTTCAGGATGGATGAAATCGCATCTTCCGGTAGCAAGCTGGTAGAAGGCATGATACCGGAGGTGGAATGGAATGATGAAGACTGA
- a CDS encoding ParB/RepB/Spo0J family partition protein: protein MIPAINKTEDLINSGEILYLPCSKLKDHPLHFEFYTQSHLEGLVCSIREAGLLEPIVVCPLDDDNYRILSGHYRIRAVRRLKWKKVLCRVVKCDSRLSCVIYCTSNLLTRGLSAMEEAYMISRLVSQEKFTLAEIGKMWGKSKSWVSRRLGLLTHLDAKLKKEMGMGYLSPRIAQELMRLPQGNDQEKVLKIIRKGYMNKDEAAQLVTWWLNANEDDRRVVEENGFSPVNIGDSNKVKTVAANLSKCAGILEQLIHIVKRQRVIEWWPMDEYSSFREVSEQLDKLLTEQLVGV, encoded by the coding sequence ATGATTCCGGCAATTAATAAAACAGAGGATTTAATAAATTCGGGTGAAATCCTCTATTTGCCATGCAGTAAACTTAAGGACCATCCCCTGCATTTTGAATTCTATACACAATCCCATCTTGAAGGGCTTGTTTGTTCCATACGGGAGGCAGGGCTTTTGGAACCTATAGTAGTGTGTCCTTTAGATGATGACAACTACAGGATACTTAGCGGGCACTATAGGATACGCGCAGTAAGAAGGCTTAAATGGAAAAAAGTCTTATGCAGGGTGGTAAAATGTGATAGTCGTCTTTCCTGCGTGATTTACTGTACGTCAAACCTTCTTACCCGTGGACTTAGCGCTATGGAGGAGGCATACATGATATCCCGCCTTGTTTCACAGGAGAAATTTACTCTGGCCGAGATAGGTAAGATGTGGGGTAAGAGCAAATCATGGGTGTCAAGAAGGCTTGGTCTTCTTACCCACCTTGATGCAAAGTTAAAAAAAGAGATGGGGATGGGATATTTAAGTCCACGTATAGCACAGGAATTAATGCGGTTGCCCCAGGGCAACGACCAGGAGAAAGTCCTTAAAATTATCCGAAAGGGATATATGAATAAGGACGAAGCTGCACAATTGGTAACATGGTGGCTTAATGCCAATGAGGATGATCGAAGGGTTGTTGAAGAAAATGGCTTTTCACCTGTAAATATTGGTGACAGTAACAAGGTTAAAACAGTAGCAGCCAATTTATCGAAGTGTGCAGGTATTTTGGAACAGCTGATACATATCGTAAAGCGGCAGAGAGTTATTGAATGGTGGCCTATGGATGAGTACTCTTCTTTTAGGGAGGTATCAGAACAGCTTGACAAATTACTTACTGAACAACTGGTGGGGGTATAG